The following proteins are encoded in a genomic region of Elusimicrobiota bacterium:
- a CDS encoding tetratricopeptide repeat protein: GLWAARRRAALRAPATAAAAAALLACAGLTARASSYWSSTEALWRRALAVDPASVMARVNLSAYYRRANLVDQALREERAAVALDPTLAVQLNNLGADAVGRKDYAEAERLLRASVAADPGVAAAHLNLASALTGLGRRGEALKRLEQAARLDFSDYKILNNLGVALSGAGEHGRAEAALRRATELAPTWPIAFYNHGNALAALGRGREAADAYTEAVRLDPGFALARRKLEETR; encoded by the coding sequence GGCCTATGGGCCGCGCGGCGGCGCGCCGCGCTGCGCGCCCCGGCCACGGCGGCCGCGGCCGCCGCGCTCCTGGCCTGCGCGGGGCTGACCGCGCGCGCTTCCTCTTATTGGAGCTCCACCGAGGCGCTGTGGCGCCGCGCGCTGGCCGTCGACCCGGCCTCGGTCATGGCGCGCGTGAACCTCTCCGCCTACTACCGGCGCGCGAACCTCGTCGACCAGGCGCTCCGCGAGGAGCGGGCCGCCGTCGCGCTCGACCCGACCTTGGCCGTCCAGCTCAACAACCTCGGCGCCGACGCGGTGGGACGCAAGGACTACGCCGAGGCCGAAAGGCTGCTCCGGGCTTCCGTCGCCGCCGACCCCGGCGTCGCGGCCGCGCATCTCAATCTCGCCTCCGCGCTGACCGGTCTCGGACGCCGGGGCGAGGCCCTGAAGCGGCTCGAGCAGGCCGCCCGCCTCGACTTCTCCGACTACAAGATCCTGAACAACCTGGGCGTGGCGCTGTCCGGGGCCGGGGAGCACGGGCGGGCCGAGGCGGCCCTGCGCCGGGCGACGGAGCTCGCGCCGACGTGGCCGATCGCGTTCTACAACCACGGCAACGCGCTGGCGGCCCTGGGGCGCGGGCGGGAGGCGGCCGACGCTTACACCGAGGCCGTCCGCCTGGACCCGGGCTTCGCGCTCGCGCGCCGCAAGCTCGAAGAGACGCGCTGA
- a CDS encoding S8 family peptidase: MVRGFKLAGLLVLSLLGLSSSAFAGERRIVVFQPGTSPAQRVALAKAAGGTVVRELRLINAVVIEHPTQVSIAESKLRALAEVKRVDLDPRIDWLKMADARGVDFAVPSAAGILKGIEGLKAVKQQAEEPAPTAPGAQETPWGIARVKAPAAWGTTRGKGVKVVVIDTGVDMTHPELSGILKGGWNAISTAATFNDDNGHGSHVSGTIAAKDDSAGVVGVAPQVDLYGVKVLDENGSGTFDDVIAGMLWAVENKMEVANMSLGANSGNQALADAVEAMRKGGVILIAAAGNSGGSVGYPAAYPGAIAVAASDSKDKLASFSSRGPSVAVIAPGVNVKSTYMGGDYDTLSGTSMATPHVAGLTALYVATHKGATPEQARAALAAASVKLPGVPDIGQGAGLPTADKLVR; encoded by the coding sequence ATGGTTCGAGGCTTCAAACTGGCGGGACTCCTGGTCCTGTCGCTCCTGGGTCTTTCCTCATCCGCGTTCGCGGGCGAGCGCCGCATCGTCGTCTTCCAGCCGGGCACGAGCCCGGCTCAGCGCGTGGCGCTGGCCAAGGCCGCCGGCGGCACGGTCGTGCGCGAGCTGCGGCTGATCAACGCCGTCGTCATCGAGCACCCGACGCAGGTGAGCATCGCGGAGAGCAAGCTGCGCGCGCTGGCGGAGGTCAAGCGCGTGGACTTGGACCCGAGGATCGACTGGCTCAAGATGGCCGACGCCCGCGGCGTCGACTTCGCCGTCCCGAGCGCGGCCGGCATCCTCAAGGGCATCGAGGGGCTCAAGGCCGTGAAGCAGCAGGCCGAGGAGCCGGCGCCGACCGCTCCCGGCGCGCAGGAGACGCCGTGGGGCATCGCCCGCGTCAAGGCGCCCGCCGCCTGGGGCACGACCCGGGGCAAGGGCGTCAAGGTGGTCGTCATCGACACCGGCGTCGACATGACGCACCCGGAGCTCTCGGGCATCCTCAAGGGCGGCTGGAACGCGATCTCGACCGCGGCGACCTTCAACGACGACAACGGCCACGGCTCGCACGTCTCCGGCACGATCGCCGCGAAGGACGACTCGGCGGGCGTCGTCGGCGTGGCGCCGCAGGTCGACCTGTACGGCGTGAAGGTCCTCGATGAGAACGGCTCCGGGACCTTCGACGACGTCATCGCCGGCATGCTGTGGGCCGTCGAGAACAAGATGGAGGTCGCCAACATGAGTCTCGGGGCGAACTCGGGCAACCAGGCCCTCGCCGACGCCGTCGAGGCGATGCGCAAGGGCGGCGTGATCCTGATCGCGGCGGCCGGCAACTCCGGGGGCTCGGTGGGTTATCCCGCCGCGTATCCGGGCGCGATCGCGGTCGCGGCCTCGGACTCGAAGGACAAGCTCGCCTCGTTCTCGAGCCGCGGCCCATCGGTCGCGGTCATCGCCCCCGGCGTCAACGTCAAGTCCACGTACATGGGCGGGGACTACGACACGCTGTCGGGCACCTCGATGGCCACGCCGCACGTGGCCGGCCTGACGGCGCTGTACGTCGCGACCCACAAGGGAGCGACGCCGGAGCAGGCGCGCGCGGCCCTGGCGGCCGCGTCGGTCAAGCTTCCGGGAGTGCCGGACATCGGCCAGGGCGCCGGCTTGCCCACGGCCGACAAGCTCGTCCGCTGA
- a CDS encoding thioredoxin domain-containing protein gives MDRLTRRIAAAALVLAASAGSFFVARGRVKPYSPAAPDYRTLGPAGAKVTIVEFSDFECPACRVAEPPMRGLLKLYDGKVRLVFKHFPLERMHKFARPAAIASECAGRQGKFWEFHHDLYDRQSEWPAEKFEERMAAYAKNAKLDLAAWSACRRDPSVDAAVSADAKDGDNAWVGSTPTFFINGKRFVGARQLAEMGTPWVEKELKK, from the coding sequence ATGGACCGATTGACCCGCCGGATCGCCGCCGCCGCGCTCGTGCTCGCCGCCAGCGCGGGCTCCTTCTTCGTCGCGCGCGGGCGCGTCAAGCCCTACTCGCCCGCCGCGCCCGACTACCGCACCCTCGGCCCCGCCGGCGCGAAGGTGACCATCGTCGAGTTCTCCGACTTCGAGTGCCCGGCCTGCCGCGTCGCCGAGCCGCCGATGCGCGGCCTCCTGAAGCTCTACGACGGCAAGGTCCGCCTCGTCTTCAAGCATTTCCCGCTCGAGCGCATGCACAAGTTCGCCCGCCCCGCGGCGATCGCCTCCGAGTGCGCCGGCCGGCAGGGCAAGTTCTGGGAGTTCCACCACGACCTGTACGACCGCCAGTCGGAATGGCCGGCCGAGAAGTTCGAGGAGCGCATGGCCGCCTACGCGAAGAACGCGAAGCTCGACCTGGCCGCCTGGAGCGCCTGCCGCCGGGATCCCTCGGTCGACGCCGCCGTGAGCGCGGACGCCAAGGACGGCGACAACGCCTGGGTCGGCTCGACGCCGACCTTCTTCATCAACGGCAAGCGGTTCGTCGGCGCGCGGCAGCTCGCCGAGATGGGGACGCCCTGGGTCGAGAAGGAGCTGAAGAAATGA
- a CDS encoding DoxX family membrane protein produces MSVNIPPALGLAARVIVGAVLVYAGAAKAAGPAEEFAVVIGSYDVLPRDMVLTAATFLPWVEIVVGWSLILGLRLRAAAAAAGALFAAFLFALLTVKAKGIELPNCGCFGDGVHLTLTQGLIFDTALAGLCWLAWSAGPSRLSLDSWAEGGYTGRDHDKR; encoded by the coding sequence ATGAGCGTGAATATCCCCCCCGCCCTGGGCCTCGCCGCGCGCGTGATCGTCGGCGCGGTCCTCGTCTACGCCGGCGCCGCCAAGGCGGCCGGCCCGGCCGAGGAGTTCGCGGTCGTGATCGGCTCCTACGACGTGCTCCCCCGGGACATGGTCCTCACCGCCGCGACCTTCCTGCCCTGGGTCGAGATCGTCGTCGGCTGGTCCCTGATCCTCGGCCTGAGGCTCCGCGCCGCCGCCGCCGCCGCCGGCGCCCTGTTCGCGGCCTTCCTGTTCGCGCTCCTGACGGTGAAGGCGAAAGGCATCGAGCTCCCCAACTGCGGCTGCTTCGGCGACGGGGTCCACCTGACCTTGACCCAAGGCTTGATCTTCGACACGGCGCTGGCCGGCCTGTGCTGGCTCGCGTGGAGCGCCGGTCCCTCGCGCCTGAGCCTGGACAGCTGGGCGGAAGGCGGCTATACTGGACGCGATCATGACAAACGCTAA
- a CDS encoding response regulator: MTNAKKRVLAVDDDASICEFYDQALRLGGFDVECAPSAAKAREALTKRRPDLILMDIMMPDQDGISFTRELRADAKTSDIPIIVVSGLADAGTLNDALLFGAVDYLVKPVEIDALKAKIERTFAALERRKKTP; this comes from the coding sequence ATGACAAACGCTAAGAAGCGCGTCCTCGCCGTCGACGACGACGCCTCCATCTGCGAGTTCTACGACCAGGCCCTGCGCCTCGGCGGCTTCGACGTGGAGTGCGCGCCCAGCGCGGCCAAGGCCCGCGAGGCCCTGACCAAGCGCCGCCCCGACCTCATCCTCATGGACATCATGATGCCCGACCAGGACGGCATCAGCTTCACGCGCGAGCTGCGCGCCGACGCCAAGACCTCGGACATACCGATCATCGTTGTCTCGGGCCTCGCCGACGCCGGCACCCTCAACGACGCCCTCCTGTTCGGCGCGGTGGACTACCTGGTCAAGCCCGTCGAGATCGACGCGCTCAAGGCCAAGATCGAGCGCACCTTCGCCGCCCTCGAGCGCCGCAAGAAGACCCCCTAG
- a CDS encoding diguanylate cyclase: protein MPPNHQRTRGPLIALSTDFIRVKEYFEAIVASSGDLICTTDITGRIIYFSPGAEAMLGLTAEQAAGRPAHDFYTDGRAGAENLMKLLRASPDGRLHNHEMRVKASGDRILHVSMSLSFLKDARGRVIGTLGIAKDISDRVELERRLREMTRTDDLTGLYNQRHFHDRLREEAARSRRQGDPLAMVVFDLDGFKQVNDKRGHLEGDRILQAFAGAVTESVRREVDLCFRYGGDEFVLLLPGTTALKGARVARRIVKTAEPLAKEGVTASWGVAQLPPSGDASEFVRAADSAMYKMKAGKSGVRRRGTDLARAYSAEGRGSRRV from the coding sequence ATGCCTCCCAATCACCAGCGGACCCGCGGGCCGCTGATCGCGCTCTCGACCGACTTCATCCGCGTCAAGGAGTACTTCGAGGCCATCGTGGCCTCCTCCGGCGACCTCATCTGCACGACGGACATCACCGGCCGGATCATCTACTTCTCGCCGGGCGCCGAGGCGATGCTCGGCCTCACCGCGGAGCAGGCCGCGGGCCGCCCCGCCCACGACTTCTACACCGACGGCCGCGCCGGCGCGGAGAACCTCATGAAGCTCCTGCGCGCCAGCCCCGACGGGCGCCTGCACAACCACGAGATGCGCGTGAAGGCCTCGGGCGACCGGATCCTCCACGTCAGCATGTCCCTCTCCTTCCTGAAGGACGCCCGCGGCCGGGTGATCGGCACGCTCGGCATCGCCAAGGACATCAGCGACCGCGTCGAGCTCGAGCGCCGGCTGCGCGAGATGACCCGCACCGACGACCTGACCGGGCTCTACAACCAGCGCCACTTCCACGACCGCCTGCGCGAGGAGGCCGCCCGCTCCCGCCGCCAGGGAGACCCGCTCGCGATGGTCGTCTTCGACCTCGACGGCTTCAAGCAGGTCAACGACAAGCGCGGCCACCTCGAGGGCGACCGCATCCTCCAGGCCTTCGCGGGCGCCGTGACGGAGAGCGTGCGCCGCGAGGTGGACCTCTGCTTCCGCTACGGCGGCGACGAGTTCGTCCTCCTCCTCCCGGGCACGACCGCCCTCAAGGGCGCGCGCGTCGCGCGCCGCATCGTCAAGACCGCGGAGCCGCTGGCCAAGGAGGGCGTCACCGCGAGCTGGGGCGTGGCCCAGCTCCCCCCCTCGGGCGACGCCTCCGAGTTCGTCCGCGCGGCCGACTCCGCGATGTACAAGATGAAGGCCGGCAAGTCCGGCGTCCGCCGCCGCGGCACCGACCTCGCCCGCGCCTACTCCGCCGAAGGCCGCGGCTCGCGCCGCGTCTGA
- a CDS encoding response regulator yields the protein MARVLIIDDDFEIVSILTEILKHEGHEVSSAGEPVEGMQMARKVKPDLIILDYHMPGNTGSHLFESFRRNNATKSTPILFMSGEADPEHIMSEVSDSAGARFLPKPVRLEEFRRTIREMLAGPKEA from the coding sequence ATGGCCCGGGTCCTCATCATCGACGACGACTTCGAGATCGTCTCCATCCTGACCGAGATCCTCAAGCACGAGGGCCACGAGGTCTCCTCCGCCGGGGAGCCCGTCGAGGGCATGCAGATGGCCCGCAAGGTCAAGCCCGACCTGATCATCCTCGACTACCACATGCCGGGCAACACAGGCTCCCACCTTTTCGAGTCCTTCCGCCGCAACAACGCCACGAAGAGCACCCCGATCCTCTTCATGAGCGGTGAGGCCGACCCCGAGCACATCATGAGCGAGGTGTCGGACTCCGCCGGGGCCCGCTTCCTGCCGAAGCCGGTCAGGCTCGAGGAATTCCGCCGCACGATCCGCGAGATGCTCGCGGGACCTAAGGAGGCCTGA
- a CDS encoding 2,3-bisphosphoglycerate-dependent phosphoglycerate mutase, translating to MGKLVLVRHGQSQWNLENRFTGWVDVPITALGENEARRAGQELKGIKFDVAFTSELKRAQQTLGIILEEIGQQDLPVKKDKALNERHYGDLQGLDKAETAKKYGDAQVHIWRRSFDVQPPNGESLKDTAARTLPYFDAHILPEVKAGKNVLVSAHGNSLRAILMELEKLTPEQIMQVNIGTCLPIYYDIGPKGEVLKKTASTAS from the coding sequence ATGGGCAAACTCGTTCTCGTCCGCCACGGACAGTCTCAGTGGAACCTGGAGAACCGCTTCACCGGCTGGGTGGACGTTCCGATCACCGCGCTCGGGGAGAACGAGGCGCGCCGCGCCGGCCAGGAGCTCAAGGGCATCAAGTTCGACGTCGCCTTCACCTCGGAGCTCAAGCGCGCCCAGCAGACCTTGGGCATCATCTTGGAGGAGATCGGCCAGCAGGACCTCCCGGTCAAGAAGGACAAGGCGCTCAACGAGCGGCATTACGGCGACCTCCAGGGCCTCGACAAGGCCGAGACGGCGAAGAAGTACGGCGACGCGCAGGTCCACATCTGGCGGCGGTCGTTCGACGTGCAGCCGCCGAACGGCGAGAGCCTCAAGGACACGGCCGCGCGGACCTTGCCCTACTTCGACGCCCACATCCTCCCCGAGGTGAAGGCCGGCAAGAACGTCCTGGTCTCGGCGCACGGGAACTCCCTGCGCGCCATCCTGATGGAGCTCGAGAAGCTGACGCCCGAGCAGATCATGCAGGTCAACATCGGCACCTGCCTGCCCATCTACTACGACATCGGCCCCAAGGGCGAGGTGCTCAAGAAGACCGCCTCGACCGCGTCCTGA
- a CDS encoding OmpA family protein codes for MKKLLSFALAAAFLAACTSPAKKTAAGKNGKAGAAAAGESTEAAPLPPGAEVVEASLRGSGFEADADIKTVRFDYDSAQLSGETLDILKANAAVMKERKGTEFLVAGHCDDRGTVAYNLALGQKRAKEVRDYYIRLGVDGRKIATISFGKEQGECSEQTEECWSKNRRAVTGVRAKAGASAQ; via the coding sequence ATGAAGAAACTACTCTCTTTCGCGCTCGCCGCGGCCTTCCTCGCCGCGTGCACCTCCCCCGCCAAGAAGACGGCCGCGGGCAAGAACGGGAAGGCCGGCGCCGCCGCCGCCGGCGAAAGCACCGAGGCCGCCCCTCTTCCGCCGGGCGCCGAGGTCGTCGAGGCCAGCCTGCGCGGCTCCGGCTTCGAGGCCGACGCGGACATCAAGACCGTCCGCTTCGACTACGACAGCGCCCAGCTCTCGGGAGAGACGCTCGACATCCTCAAGGCCAACGCCGCCGTCATGAAGGAGCGCAAGGGGACCGAGTTCCTCGTCGCCGGGCACTGCGACGACCGCGGCACCGTGGCCTATAACCTGGCCCTCGGCCAGAAGCGCGCCAAGGAGGTCCGGGACTACTACATCCGCCTCGGCGTCGACGGCCGCAAGATCGCGACGATCTCCTTCGGCAAGGAGCAGGGCGAATGCTCCGAGCAGACCGAGGAGTGCTGGTCGAAGAACCGCCGCGCCGTCACCGGCGTGCGCGCCAAGGCCGGCGCGTCGGCGCAGTGA
- a CDS encoding tetratricopeptide repeat protein, whose protein sequence is MNAGRSAVLAAAALMLSSCIATQKDVLDLSQQSDELKEQVEELKKTVGSLQANQADLSVSIKQLREELTAYTETVKASQGDMSKLSVKLDDLGAQLSGKVAALGQTITQAQTKGLEDQKAALAEAKRESGATDVFYTAEKRLQAKDYGQAAKGFEAYLRDFPKGELLDVATYDLGLAYYGLKQWEKAGRQFAIVLDKYPKSGQTPGARLHYALSLINLKKAGDEARAYLESVQADFPKSPEAKEAAAVLKRLAKPKK, encoded by the coding sequence GTGAACGCGGGCCGTTCCGCCGTCCTCGCGGCGGCCGCGCTGATGCTGTCCTCCTGCATCGCCACGCAGAAGGACGTGCTCGACCTCTCCCAGCAGTCCGACGAGCTCAAGGAGCAGGTCGAGGAGCTCAAGAAGACCGTCGGCTCCCTGCAGGCCAACCAGGCCGACCTGTCCGTCTCGATCAAGCAGCTGCGCGAGGAGCTGACCGCCTACACCGAGACCGTGAAGGCGTCGCAGGGCGACATGAGCAAGCTCTCGGTCAAGCTCGACGACCTCGGCGCGCAGCTCTCGGGCAAGGTGGCCGCGCTCGGCCAGACCATCACCCAAGCGCAGACCAAGGGGCTCGAGGACCAGAAGGCGGCGCTCGCCGAGGCCAAGCGGGAGAGCGGCGCGACCGACGTGTTCTACACCGCCGAGAAGCGCCTCCAGGCCAAGGACTACGGGCAGGCCGCGAAGGGCTTCGAGGCGTACCTGCGCGATTTCCCGAAGGGCGAGCTCCTCGACGTCGCGACCTACGACCTGGGCCTGGCCTACTACGGCCTTAAGCAGTGGGAAAAGGCCGGACGCCAGTTCGCCATCGTCCTGGATAAATACCCGAAGAGCGGCCAGACCCCGGGAGCGCGCCTGCACTACGCGCTGTCTTTGATCAACCTGAAGAAGGCCGGCGACGAGGCCCGCGCCTATCTCGAGAGCGTGCAGGCCGACTTCCCGAAGAGTCCCGAGGCCAAGGAAGCCGCCGCCGTGCTCAAGCGCCTGGCCAAGCCCAAGAAAT